One region of Desulfovibrio intestinalis genomic DNA includes:
- a CDS encoding BPL-N domain-containing protein, with translation MAWRAVRAMGLPCRLVKGQEIAQGVLLGKPPRSQASGQSQRVAPADKNSGGRAALLLVPGGNARLKAAGLGDAGRDAVRQWMEAGGNYLGFCGGAGLALSHAAPQEGLGICPWSRAAYPERLHHLISGHTRVRLLKGDEFSFCPQERAESSTTTNAPAADSASSPCGCSARAAASSPGGASAAEAAPAFVPASETTPRAALASTSAPASGTKSAPALEKSSACPSQRQNQPSMDPPHAPSLPVWWPGRFAAEENPQVRVLAAYDAPDADFWLADLPLQSIPPHIFEQWQSLYGVNLSADFLKGQPLVVSGEYGQGRYVLSYSHLETPHSPDANLWLAQLLQQLTGLEPSRADVPLWQLRHPCHAWPEGSRSAALLDALRHMRGLLDLAVEHHLFFGRTHWLWGWRTGLPGAACNNLHAALCTAASLAPSPAALAYWQEVEPHFSKLADLFAAGAEGYFLACRLAETLHPTLPDAVDRHGLDHQRQALFGHPMSGGGLMEELLDITEELIFLSQDATPCDLQ, from the coding sequence ATGGCCTGGCGCGCTGTTCGCGCGATGGGACTGCCCTGCCGCCTGGTTAAGGGACAAGAAATAGCGCAAGGCGTTCTTTTAGGCAAGCCGCCCCGTTCTCAGGCCTCTGGCCAGAGCCAACGGGTTGCGCCCGCAGACAAAAATTCGGGTGGCCGCGCCGCCCTGCTGCTGGTTCCCGGCGGCAATGCGCGCCTCAAGGCTGCCGGATTGGGCGACGCGGGAAGGGATGCCGTACGTCAGTGGATGGAAGCTGGCGGCAATTATCTGGGATTTTGCGGCGGGGCCGGGTTGGCCCTGAGCCATGCCGCACCCCAGGAAGGCCTTGGCATCTGCCCCTGGTCACGGGCGGCCTACCCTGAAAGACTGCACCACCTCATTTCGGGCCATACGCGGGTGCGCCTGCTCAAGGGCGACGAGTTTTCCTTTTGCCCGCAGGAGCGCGCAGAAAGCAGCACAACAACAAACGCCCCGGCAGCAGACAGCGCCTCCAGCCCATGCGGCTGTAGCGCCCGTGCGGCGGCCTCGTCACCGGGCGGAGCATCAGCCGCCGAGGCTGCTCCCGCGTTTGTCCCGGCCTCTGAAACAACCCCGCGCGCGGCCCTTGCATCAACTTCAGCCCCTGCATCTGGCACGAAGTCTGCGCCAGCGCTTGAAAAATCCAGCGCATGCCCGAGCCAACGCCAGAACCAGCCGTCAATGGACCCCCCCCATGCCCCCAGTCTGCCCGTGTGGTGGCCGGGGCGCTTCGCCGCCGAAGAGAACCCGCAGGTGCGCGTTCTGGCGGCCTACGATGCGCCCGATGCCGATTTCTGGCTGGCCGACCTGCCCTTGCAGAGCATACCGCCGCACATATTTGAACAGTGGCAGAGCTTGTACGGCGTCAATCTTTCGGCAGATTTTCTTAAAGGCCAGCCCCTTGTGGTCAGCGGTGAATACGGCCAGGGACGCTATGTGCTGAGTTATTCCCATCTTGAAACGCCGCACAGCCCCGACGCCAACTTGTGGCTGGCCCAACTGCTGCAACAGCTCACAGGGCTGGAGCCATCCCGCGCCGACGTGCCGCTGTGGCAATTGCGCCACCCCTGCCATGCCTGGCCGGAAGGCAGCCGCAGCGCCGCCCTGCTGGACGCTTTGCGCCACATGCGCGGCCTGCTGGATCTGGCCGTTGAGCACCACCTCTTTTTTGGCCGCACCCACTGGCTGTGGGGCTGGCGCACGGGCCTGCCGGGGGCTGCCTGCAACAATCTGCACGCTGCCCTGTGTACGGCTGCCAGCCTTGCGCCCTCGCCTGCGGCACTGGCCTACTGGCAAGAAGTGGAGCCGCATTTCAGCAAGCTGGCCGACCTCTTCGCCGCCGGGGCCGAAGGGTATTTTCTGGCTTGCCGTCTAGCCGAGACCCTGCATCCCACATTGCCGGACGCCGTGGACAGGCACGGCCTGGACCATCAGAGGCAGGCGCTTTTCGGCCATCCAATGAGCGGCGGCGGCCTGATGGAAGAGTTGCTGGATATTACGGAAGAGCTGATTTTTCTGTCGCAGGATGCAACCCCCTGCGACCTCCAGTGA
- the lipB gene encoding lipoyl(octanoyl) transferase LipB, with amino-acid sequence MFAFDLGRIGYLDAFALQEQVQAWVQAGGDDVLLVLEHPPTVSVGKNSGAENVPPHLEALCKGHVDVVHSTRGGNVTCHFPGQLVAYPIINLKKRSGGIRAYVHDLEEAAIHMLASFQVDAARREGFPGVWTEGRKIASLGIAVKRYITMHGLALNVAEDLSLFNFVTPCGLDGVSATSIARESAQAAPQMDAVKLAFIKEFYAVFQPAAHGEPPVMQPGHRLMTLLHSA; translated from the coding sequence ATGTTTGCATTTGACTTGGGCCGCATCGGCTATCTTGACGCCTTTGCCCTGCAAGAGCAGGTGCAGGCGTGGGTACAGGCGGGCGGGGACGACGTCCTGCTTGTGCTGGAGCACCCGCCCACCGTGAGCGTGGGCAAAAACTCCGGCGCGGAAAATGTGCCGCCCCACCTTGAAGCCCTGTGCAAGGGCCATGTGGATGTGGTGCACAGCACCAGAGGCGGCAACGTGACCTGCCATTTTCCCGGCCAGCTGGTGGCCTACCCCATTATCAACCTGAAAAAACGTTCTGGCGGCATTCGCGCGTATGTGCACGACCTTGAAGAGGCTGCCATACACATGCTGGCATCTTTTCAGGTAGACGCCGCACGGCGCGAGGGCTTTCCCGGCGTGTGGACAGAAGGCAGAAAAATCGCCTCGCTGGGCATTGCCGTAAAAAGATACATCACCATGCACGGTCTGGCCCTCAACGTGGCCGAAGATCTTTCTCTTTTTAATTTTGTCACGCCCTGCGGGCTGGACGGCGTTTCAGCCACGTCCATCGCCAGAGAATCCGCACAGGCCGCGCCCCAAATGGATGCGGTCAAGCTGGCGTTCATCAAAGAATTTTACGCCGTTTTTCAGCCCGCTGCCCACGGGGAGCCGCCCGTCATGCAGCCAGGGCACAGGCTTATGACATTGCTTCACAGCGCATAA
- the lipA gene encoding lipoyl synthase, with translation MNCKTSATAPCGAGTQKPLRMPPWLRRPLASDKRFFTTTGLVDDLGLFTVCKAANCPNRQECYSSGTATFLILGETCTRNCRFCNIHPGQTAAPSPDEPERVAKAALALGLKHIVITSVTRDDLEDGGAEHFALTIAAVRSALPKSSIEVLIPDFQGNEAALRTVMTAAPDIINHNVETHPALYSSVRPQARYEQSLELLRRVHAAGRVAKSGLMVGLGETDDQVRQVVDDLHAAGCSIITIGQYLPPSKEHHPLDRYVTPEQFEAYAAYGKSLGVKHVFSGPLVRSSYQAGSFI, from the coding sequence GTGAACTGCAAAACCTCCGCCACCGCCCCTTGCGGCGCTGGCACGCAAAAGCCTCTGCGCATGCCCCCCTGGCTGCGCCGCCCCCTTGCCTCGGACAAGCGTTTTTTCACCACCACAGGTCTGGTGGATGATCTTGGCCTTTTCACCGTGTGCAAGGCGGCCAACTGCCCCAACAGGCAAGAATGCTATTCTTCGGGCACAGCCACATTTTTGATTCTGGGCGAAACCTGCACGCGCAACTGCCGCTTCTGCAACATCCACCCCGGCCAGACCGCCGCGCCCAGCCCTGACGAACCGGAGCGCGTGGCTAAGGCGGCTCTTGCCCTGGGGCTCAAGCACATTGTCATAACGTCCGTCACGCGGGATGATCTGGAAGACGGCGGCGCGGAGCACTTTGCCCTCACCATTGCAGCCGTCAGAAGCGCGTTGCCCAAAAGCAGCATCGAGGTGCTCATTCCCGATTTTCAGGGCAATGAAGCTGCCCTGCGCACAGTCATGACCGCCGCGCCCGACATTATCAATCACAACGTGGAAACCCATCCGGCCCTGTACAGCAGCGTGCGGCCTCAAGCCCGCTACGAGCAGAGCCTTGAACTGCTGCGCCGCGTGCATGCGGCAGGTCGTGTGGCAAAAAGCGGCCTTATGGTGGGATTGGGCGAAACGGACGATCAGGTGCGGCAGGTGGTGGACGACCTGCACGCGGCGGGCTGTTCCATCATCACCATCGGCCAGTATCTGCCGCCGAGCAAGGAACACCACCCGCTTGACCGCTATGTGACGCCGGAACAGTTTGAAGCCTATGCCGCTTACGGAAAATCCCTCGGCGTAAAGCATGTCTTTTCCGGCCCGCTGGTGCGCAGCAGTTATCAGGCAGGGAGTTTCATTTAA
- the crcB gene encoding fluoride efflux transporter CrcB, translating to MLKSVIAISVGASAGSVLRWGLGLMLNALFPPIPMGTLVANLIGGYCIGLAISFFDFFPALPPEWRLLCITGFLGGLTTFSTFSAEVTVLLQQQRLVMAVGAIALHVFGSLLMTLLGIATFALFKNLHA from the coding sequence ATGCTGAAATCAGTAATTGCCATAAGTGTGGGAGCATCCGCTGGCTCGGTTCTGCGCTGGGGGCTGGGGCTTATGCTCAATGCCTTGTTTCCGCCCATCCCTATGGGAACGCTTGTGGCCAACCTTATCGGGGGATACTGCATCGGCCTGGCCATCAGTTTTTTCGATTTTTTTCCTGCCTTGCCCCCAGAGTGGCGGTTACTGTGCATTACCGGATTTTTGGGCGGGCTGACGACGTTTTCCACATTTTCCGCAGAGGTGACCGTTCTGTTGCAGCAACAGCGTCTTGTTATGGCAGTGGGCGCAATTGCGCTGCACGTCTTCGGCTCCCTGTTGATGACGCTTTTGGGAATCGCCACATTCGCCCTGTTCAAAAACCTGCATGCTTAG
- a CDS encoding DUF190 domain-containing protein: protein MHGYQLTFFTQQTRLHGSLTIAEWLTAEAKKLGISGVTVTAAQSGYGRDGKLHSAHFFDLAEQPVEITMAVDTEKSDQLFAKVAAEGLKIFYVKTPIEFGITGEE from the coding sequence ATGCACGGCTATCAACTGACGTTCTTCACGCAGCAGACTCGCCTTCACGGTTCCCTCACCATTGCGGAATGGCTGACTGCTGAAGCCAAAAAACTTGGCATCAGCGGCGTAACGGTGACTGCGGCACAAAGCGGTTATGGCCGCGACGGCAAGCTGCATTCCGCTCATTTTTTCGATCTTGCCGAGCAGCCTGTGGAAATTACGATGGCTGTGGACACGGAAAAATCAGACCAGCTGTTTGCCAAAGTAGCCGCAGAAGGCCTTAAAATTTTTTATGTGAAAACACCCATTGAATTCGGCATCACCGGTGAAGAATAG
- a CDS encoding MFS transporter: MINGIFNLPRNIWLIGLISLCNDSASEMLYPVIPLYLSSVLMAGPRALGVIEGIAEATASLLKLFSGVIMDRTRSAKPWIILGYSLAGFGRPLIAFAGSWGWLLLIRFADRVGKGLRTSPRDALLASCAAPGQRGLAFGLHRAMDNAGAVIGPLLAFALLSWKVPLEHIFLLAVVPALICLFLSLKIQEAAPARPVAKHVTFDWRLGDMPPVFKKYLVVVAIFTLGNSSNMFLLLRAREVGMPSEYVPLLWAAVSAVAMIFSVPLAALSDKIGRITVLLCGYTAYGIFYFGVSAIDNSTNMLFLLFGFYGLFMGATEGVEKALVVDLVAEDRRGTAFGWFNLTAGLFLLPASIVFGFLYQGISPACAFVFSGSCAIAAALLLAFFVGNRRASCTCPPR, from the coding sequence ATGATAAACGGCATCTTCAATCTGCCGCGCAACATCTGGCTCATCGGCCTGATAAGTCTTTGCAATGACAGCGCGAGCGAGATGTTATACCCGGTCATTCCGCTATACCTGTCTTCTGTGCTGATGGCCGGGCCTCGCGCGCTTGGCGTCATTGAAGGAATAGCGGAGGCCACGGCAAGCCTGCTGAAACTGTTCTCTGGTGTCATCATGGACCGCACCCGTTCAGCGAAGCCGTGGATAATCCTGGGCTACAGCCTTGCGGGTTTTGGCCGACCCCTCATCGCCTTTGCCGGAAGCTGGGGCTGGCTTTTGCTCATCCGCTTTGCCGACAGGGTGGGTAAAGGACTGAGGACTTCTCCACGGGATGCGCTTTTAGCCTCCTGTGCGGCCCCCGGTCAGCGTGGGCTGGCCTTTGGCCTGCACAGGGCTATGGATAACGCAGGAGCCGTTATCGGTCCGTTGCTGGCCTTCGCGCTGCTGTCGTGGAAAGTTCCGCTTGAGCATATTTTCTTGCTGGCCGTTGTTCCCGCGCTCATTTGTCTTTTTCTTTCGCTGAAAATTCAGGAAGCCGCCCCGGCAAGGCCCGTGGCAAAACACGTTACTTTTGACTGGCGCTTGGGCGACATGCCGCCAGTATTCAAGAAATACCTGGTGGTTGTGGCTATTTTTACACTGGGCAATTCTTCAAACATGTTTCTGCTGCTTCGCGCCAGGGAAGTTGGCATGCCGTCAGAGTATGTGCCGCTGCTGTGGGCGGCGGTATCTGCGGTTGCCATGATTTTTTCCGTCCCGCTGGCGGCGTTGTCGGACAAGATCGGGCGCATCACGGTCCTGCTTTGCGGCTACACGGCCTACGGCATATTTTATTTTGGCGTCAGCGCCATAGACAACAGCACCAACATGCTTTTTCTTCTGTTCGGCTTTTACGGCCTGTTTATGGGGGCCACCGAAGGCGTTGAAAAAGCCCTGGTGGTTGATCTGGTGGCAGAAGACCGCCGGGGAACAGCCTTCGGCTGGTTCAATCTGACCGCGGGCCTGTTTCTTCTGCCCGCCTCCATAGTATTCGGCTTTTTATATCAGGGCATATCGCCAGCATGCGCATTTGTGTTTTCAGGCAGTTGCGCCATTGCGGCGGCCTTGTTGCTTGCATTTTTTGTGGGGAACAGGCGTGCGTCATGTACCTGCCCGCCACGATAA
- a CDS encoding AEC family transporter has product MFHALFAVIPVFCIIGFGVLLRARDVLPENTGPVIGVYVLKVALPLLILHLLAGASPEDLGRGGFWLALIGSQLVMYVLGYMGDKLFCRRGIGPAVISGFSCSACNAAFVGLPIVSNLWPGNSEAMLVAGLAILTPNVVIILAQGRLDILAGSLAWKGGSVLTFAGSLVRIFILGNPLLLSTLVGVVLSVSRIGLWEPLDRAISLVGYTAAPCMLLALGLDLRQKLAVATRRAQGGVVLRQAWFVLCKLVLHPLLCWGIMYAMGITGLWLVIPVLISATATALLVSVIAQVYSAVPEEAALTAVVTNGASILTLTGFVWLFHALGML; this is encoded by the coding sequence ATGTTTCATGCCCTTTTTGCAGTGATTCCCGTATTCTGTATCATTGGCTTTGGCGTTTTGCTCCGGGCGCGCGACGTGCTGCCCGAAAATACCGGGCCCGTGATTGGCGTGTATGTGCTCAAGGTGGCTCTGCCGCTGCTCATCCTGCACCTGCTGGCCGGGGCGAGCCCCGAAGATCTGGGCAGAGGCGGCTTCTGGCTGGCCCTTATTGGCTCCCAGCTGGTCATGTATGTGCTCGGCTATATGGGGGACAAGCTGTTCTGCCGCCGGGGAATCGGCCCCGCTGTCATCAGCGGCTTTTCCTGTTCGGCCTGTAACGCGGCTTTTGTGGGCCTGCCCATTGTATCCAACCTCTGGCCCGGCAACAGCGAAGCTATGCTTGTGGCCGGACTTGCCATTCTTACACCCAATGTCGTCATTATTCTGGCGCAGGGCCGGCTTGACATTCTGGCTGGCTCTCTGGCCTGGAAGGGCGGCAGTGTACTGACGTTTGCGGGCAGCCTGGTGCGTATTTTCATTCTGGGCAATCCTCTGCTGCTTTCCACGCTGGTGGGCGTGGTGCTTTCCGTATCGCGGATCGGCCTGTGGGAACCGTTGGACCGCGCCATAAGTCTTGTGGGCTACACGGCGGCTCCCTGCATGCTGCTGGCCCTTGGTCTGGACTTGCGGCAAAAGCTTGCCGTGGCTACCCGCCGGGCGCAGGGCGGCGTAGTGCTTCGTCAGGCATGGTTCGTCCTGTGCAAGCTGGTGCTGCATCCCCTGCTGTGCTGGGGCATCATGTACGCTATGGGAATCACGGGTTTGTGGCTGGTTATTCCGGTGCTTATCAGCGCAACGGCAACGGCCCTGCTGGTCAGTGTTATTGCCCAGGTTTACAGCGCCGTGCCTGAAGAGGCCGCGCTTACAGCCGTGGTGACCAATGGCGCAAGCATTTTGACCCTGACGGGTTTTGTGTGGCTGTTCCACGCGCTGGGTATGCTTTAA
- a CDS encoding OmpH family outer membrane protein, with amino-acid sequence MRIRYFLPLALMLSLMLIACQQGEGSSQPKLAVVDMTRIMRDSEAGKAGVKHLEALQADMQEQLNAIQGRLEKNANDADAQKELQTVYMMSQQRMQVEQQNVVNVLYDTMQRIINAYRTEKGYALIISSEAAASFDPKADVTTDIIAAMNKQKVDFKPAAAEGAADAAAAPAVEAPKAAAPAEKPADKAAEKPAKPAEKK; translated from the coding sequence ATGCGAATTCGTTATTTTCTGCCGCTGGCCCTGATGTTGAGCCTTATGCTTATTGCCTGCCAACAGGGCGAAGGCTCTTCCCAGCCCAAGCTGGCGGTCGTGGATATGACGCGCATCATGCGCGACAGCGAAGCCGGAAAGGCCGGGGTGAAACACCTTGAAGCTCTTCAGGCCGACATGCAGGAACAGCTGAACGCCATCCAGGGGCGTCTGGAAAAGAACGCCAACGACGCTGACGCCCAGAAAGAGCTGCAGACCGTCTACATGATGTCGCAGCAGCGCATGCAGGTTGAGCAGCAGAACGTGGTTAACGTTCTGTATGACACCATGCAGCGCATTATCAACGCTTACCGCACCGAAAAGGGCTACGCGCTTATTATCAGCTCTGAAGCCGCCGCTTCTTTTGACCCCAAGGCTGACGTGACCACGGACATCATCGCGGCCATGAACAAGCAGAAGGTGGACTTCAAGCCCGCAGCCGCCGAAGGCGCTGCCGATGCCGCAGCTGCCCCCGCGGTAGAAGCGCCCAAGGCCGCCGCTCCTGCTGAAAAGCCTGCGGACAAGGCTGCTGAAAAGCCCGCCAAGCCCGCTGAAAAGAAATAA
- a CDS encoding transglycosylase SLT domain-containing protein translates to MKRHKTILIIASCLGSALLLLGLLAGFVPQKEGHELRRRASPVIVSLRPEDMPTPIVSWSNGSRQWSLRRAVSPVVAVAGAALPSGVEDDLFSQLPEASAQLASVLALDGVSMPFLLTMQPPQYGDALDSRGQPLRWLAAETLLEGYSPVIFRAGSKGRAGQMERDGALSGDSYLSYGNLPARAARYQQLVENFARRYNLSTELVYAIIHSESSFSTTLVSHKSAMGLMQILPDTASGEVHKYLYGHTGDVSFEELRVPEINIRYGTTYLHILLTRYFAGVYDPLAREYCAVAAYNMGPNRFLRLFGKTNEEAVDVINGMTADQLYEDLTNRLPVAETRAYVAKVARMKGHYAALQ, encoded by the coding sequence ATGAAGCGTCACAAAACCATTCTCATCATAGCCTCTTGCCTTGGCAGCGCATTGCTACTTCTGGGGCTTTTGGCGGGTTTTGTGCCGCAAAAAGAAGGGCATGAACTGCGACGCCGGGCGAGTCCCGTAATCGTCAGCCTGCGGCCAGAGGACATGCCCACGCCCATTGTATCATGGAGCAACGGCTCGCGGCAGTGGTCGCTGCGCCGGGCGGTTTCACCCGTGGTGGCTGTGGCGGGAGCAGCGTTGCCGAGCGGTGTGGAGGATGACTTGTTTTCGCAGCTTCCTGAGGCGTCGGCGCAGCTTGCCTCTGTGCTGGCGCTGGACGGGGTTTCCATGCCTTTTCTTTTGACCATGCAGCCGCCGCAGTATGGCGACGCGCTGGACTCCCGGGGGCAGCCGTTGCGCTGGCTTGCCGCCGAAACCCTGCTGGAGGGCTATAGCCCGGTCATTTTCCGCGCAGGCAGCAAGGGGCGTGCGGGCCAGATGGAAAGAGACGGCGCTTTGTCCGGCGACAGCTACTTGAGCTACGGCAACCTGCCTGCCAGAGCCGCCCGTTATCAGCAACTGGTGGAAAATTTTGCCAGACGGTACAACCTCAGTACCGAACTCGTATACGCCATCATTCACAGTGAAAGTTCTTTTTCAACCACCCTCGTAAGCCACAAATCGGCCATGGGGCTCATGCAGATACTGCCTGACACCGCCAGCGGTGAAGTGCATAAGTATCTGTATGGTCATACTGGTGACGTGAGCTTTGAAGAATTGCGCGTGCCGGAAATCAATATCCGCTACGGCACCACCTATCTTCATATACTGCTCACACGCTACTTTGCCGGGGTGTATGACCCGCTTGCCCGCGAATACTGCGCTGTGGCGGCGTACAATATGGGCCCCAACCGTTTTTTGCGGCTTTTTGGCAAGACCAACGAGGAAGCTGTGGATGTTATCAACGGTATGACCGCCGACCAATTGTACGAAGACCTTACCAACCGTCTTCCCGTTGCCGAAACCCGTGCCTATGTTGCCAAGGTTGCCCGTATGAAAGGGCATTATGCCGCCCTGCAATAG